The following nucleotide sequence is from Halobacillus mangrovi.
TCCTCGCAAGCCTTTTATCCTTCTCTCGAGCGCGTTGGTAAAAATATCCCTTTTGTGTAGCTTCGAAACCGCCAGGGCTTTGAAACACCATATCTCTGATTGAATTAATGTCTGTAAAATCAATACAATCACCACGTACACGGTTCACCCCGGTATTACCAACCATCAACATCCCGAGCTTTCCATCCCCTTCAGCTTCTGCTCTCATTAGTCTTGCCAGTAAGCTTACATCTGCTTCGTTGTAGGGAATAACAGCCACGCTGTCACCTCACTTTACTACCGGCATGAAAGGTTGTTCTTTAACACTATATGTAAGGCAACCACAGGGATATGAATAAAAATATCAGGTAGTCCTTTTGTTCCAAAATACGCAACGCCGTGAAGGAGAGAACAGGAGGAAGACGGAAATGAAAGGTTCGTGTTCGGACGCTTATTAGGAAATTGATTGGGGAGGGTGGCCTTTATTATCAACCAACTTGTAGTTCAAGCTCAGCAAGTCATAAGGAATAAAATACAAATGAAGCAGTCTTTATAGTGGGGAAATGGTTTTGCAGAATTCATCAATTCTTAAGCCTTTTTAATTGAAATATCCATGATCGGCTCAATGAATGGTTAAGAGAGGCAGATGCAAAAAAGGACTCTACCTATGTAGAGTCCTTTTGCAGGGAAAAGTTGATTTTTATACGTGTAAAAATTGTTCGATAGCGTCAGGTTTAAGAATGTTTCCGACGTAGAAAGAACCAAAGTCACCATAACGAGAAGTGACTTCGTCAAAACGCATTTCATAAACAAGCTTTTTAAACTGAAGTACATCATGAGCGAATAGCGTTACACCCCATTCCCAGTCATCAAAGCCGATGGAGCCAGTAATGATTTGACGGATCTTCCCAGCGTATTGACGTCCAGTCATTCCATGTGCGTACATCAGCTTCGCCCGTTCATCTTTTTCAAGGACATACCAGTTGTCATTCCCTTGACGACGCTTGTCCATAGGATAGAAGCAAATATGATTCCATTTTGGAAGCGTCGGTTTTAATCGTGCTTGAATTTCTGGATCGTCTTCGTTCGTGTTGGCCATGTAGTTGGACAATTCAACGACAGATACATAAGAGTAGGACGGCGTTGTGAATTCAGCTAGTTTCGTCTTATTGAAGGCTGTTTCGATTTCGTTCAGCTCTTCCATCGTTGGTCGCAGGATCATCATCATGAAATCTGCTTTTTGGCCTACAATCGTATATAAAGCATGGCTGCCTTCTTTAGCTTTCTCCGTGCTTTCCCATTTTTCGATTAGCTGGTGGAATTCATGAATGGCTTCTTCACGTTCTTCAGGACTTGCATATTTCCAAGCTGTCCAGTCCATTGAACGGAAATCATGCAGGCAATACCAACCATCCATTGTTACTACTGCTTCTGGCATGGTGATCGCTCCTTTGTATAGTAAGTGTTGTATTAGAAAACTTCCTTTTTCAATATAACACAGTTGCCCTACGTCCTTCAGGAATTGGCAATGAAGTTCAACAAACTGTCCATATTTACATGGAAAATTACATGATTTTCATTCAAATAGGGTAAAGTGAAAAATGAAATCGCTTCATCATAAAAATTATGGACGAACTACTTTCATTTATACACAAAAGGTCTTATCATGTATAACAGAAATGAAAAATGGAGGGTTAATCATGAGTAACCTATTTGAAACTCTTAAAGCGAAAATCGATGGGAAAGGCAAGAAAGTCGTATTCCCTGAAGGTTTAGATGAACGTATCTTGACTGCTGTCAGTCAACTAGGTGCAGAAGGTATGATCACACCTGTACTAGTCGGAAATAAAGAAAAAGTAGAACAGAAAGCGTCTGAAATCGGAGTAGATCTATCTGCTTCTGAAATTCTTGACCCTGCAAATTACGAAGAGTATGACGAAATGGTCGCAACTTTCGTTGAACGCCGTAAAGGAAAAGCGACAGAAGAAAAAGCGCGAGAAATTCTTCAAGATGAAAACTACTTTGGTACGATGCTCGTGTACATGGATAAAGCTGATGGTCTTGTCAGCGGTGCGGCTCATTCAACGGCAGACACGGTCCGTCCCGCACTTCAAATCATCAAGACGAAACCAGGCATCAAGAAAACATCTGGTGTATTCATCATGGTTCGTGATGAAGAGAAGTATGTTT
It contains:
- the pta gene encoding phosphate acetyltransferase, translated to MSNLFETLKAKIDGKGKKVVFPEGLDERILTAVSQLGAEGMITPVLVGNKEKVEQKASEIGVDLSASEILDPANYEEYDEMVATFVERRKGKATEEKAREILQDENYFGTMLVYMDKADGLVSGAAHSTADTVRPALQIIKTKPGIKKTSGVFIMVRDEEKYVFADCAININPDSQDLAEIALASAETAQLFDIDPRVAMLSFSTRGSAKSPETEKVTEALKLAKEQNSELLIDGEFQFDAAFVPSVAEKKAPDSPLKGEANTFVFPSLEAGNIGYKIAQRLGNFDAVGPILQGLNQPVNDLSRGCNADDVYKLALITAAQSV
- a CDS encoding cell wall hydrolase, whose product is MAVIPYNEADVSLLARLMRAEAEGDGKLGMLMVGNTGVNRVRGDCIDFTDINSIRDMVFQSPGGFEATQKGYFYQRAREKDKRLARKVINGKRYHPATNSLWFFMPSGECPAQWFGQWNTGRFKSHCFYSPTRSDCPNVY
- the hemQ gene encoding hydrogen peroxide-dependent heme synthase, whose product is MPEAVVTMDGWYCLHDFRSMDWTAWKYASPEEREEAIHEFHQLIEKWESTEKAKEGSHALYTIVGQKADFMMMILRPTMEELNEIETAFNKTKLAEFTTPSYSYVSVVELSNYMANTNEDDPEIQARLKPTLPKWNHICFYPMDKRRQGNDNWYVLEKDERAKLMYAHGMTGRQYAGKIRQIITGSIGFDDWEWGVTLFAHDVLQFKKLVYEMRFDEVTSRYGDFGSFYVGNILKPDAIEQFLHV